The following is a genomic window from Hugenholtzia roseola DSM 9546.
TGCTGCACAATTAGTGCGCGAAGCCTGCTTTTTGAGTGGCTTGGCAAAGATAGAAACGCGCTTCGAGGGGGAAATTCAGACTGCCTTTCGTCCTAAACAACTTTTTCACTACATACAAAGCGACTACCTCACCCCTGATTTTATCCTCGACATCTCACATACTTGGGCTACCAAAATGGAAGCCATCAAAGCCTTTAGTTCGCAATTTCACAACCCCGATTATCAAGGTGATGGCTCTGATAATCAGACTTTTATCTCCTCGCCGCGCTTTCTCTATTTTCTCGAAGCACGCGCACGCGAATTGGGGCAGGCAATAGAAGCCGACTATGGCGAAGGCTTTATCAAAAGTAAGGCTTTGGGCGTGAAAACTTTATCGGCTTTTTGGTAACGGCAGTCCAAAAGTGTTTCTGTTAGCAACATTGCTATTTTTTTATTTTATAGGCGCAAAAAAAAGACATAACATCGAGAAAATGTTATGTCTTTTTTTACTAAAATTCCGCATTTTTAGGTGTTCTTGGAAAAGGAATGACATCGCGGA
Proteins encoded in this region:
- the bshB1 gene encoding bacillithiol biosynthesis deacetylase BshB1 produces the protein MKLDILAIAAHPDDAELSCGGTLAAAVAEGKKVGILDLTRGELGSRGSADLRQKEAVAAAQILGLSMRQNAGFSDGFFKNNNRHKLAIIQYLRRYQPTIVLANAPSDRHPDHGRAAQLVREACFLSGLAKIETRFEGEIQTAFRPKQLFHYIQSDYLTPDFILDISHTWATKMEAIKAFSSQFHNPDYQGDGSDNQTFISSPRFLYFLEARARELGQAIEADYGEGFIKSKALGVKTLSAFW